The following DNA comes from Triticum aestivum cultivar Chinese Spring chromosome 3D, IWGSC CS RefSeq v2.1, whole genome shotgun sequence.
GCAACGTTCTGGGATAGTTTATGTTTAAATTAGGTGAAATTTGACGCGAACTTGTTTGCTGTGTGGACCTGTCTCGCTGGATGCCGCCGGTAGATGTACCTTTTCTTGCTTGGTCGTTTTGATTAGTGTTTCCAGGGGTGTTTGTTGGGGATTTCAGATTTCTACTAGTACTATCTAATGGCAGTAAAAGGACAGGGCAATTTTGATTGCTATTTTGTCtgtttttgtgaattatgtatgctAATATCACTTGCACCATCTCTAGTTTCGTAATCACTTTGTTGAGTCTCATGTTTTTACTCCCAAAaaggaatgaaagaaaaaacattcAATGTGCAGATGCAGATGTGGGTAGATTATCCTACTTGTTGATACTGGTTGGCTAAATTATTGGTCAGTTGATCGGATTTGCATATTTCTAGAATGCACCAGTCTGCTCAACATCCTTTACATGCACGACCAAATGCTTGTTTGTTCATGTTGTATAACTGTGACAGCCATGGGCTGATATAACTGTTCGCTCGGTTAGTGCTGTAACTGTGGTTGCACTTCACTCATTCAATGTTACAATATCATTTTATCTTAATGCTGCAAGGGGGGCTATTTTACATTCTATCACACGCTAGTGCATAGGGATCAAAGGGATCTATTAGCTCAGCAAAACTGACATTTGGCTGAGTTTTAAACAGCAAAATATCTCTTCATCTGTCGCTGCTTACTTGTCTAAGCCTGACAATATTATTCGAAAGAATCGTTGTGTGTTATTATCTTGAGAATACATTGctctttgaatttattttcaatcttCCAAGCCTGGAGATAGTTATTGTATCTTATTATCATCTTtgaaagtggtcggacccttccctggaccctgctcAAGCGGGAGCTatgtgcaccgggctgccctttttatcATCTCGAAAATGCCATCACTGCTTGTTTTCTTCTCTGCTCACTTTGTTTGATGGAGACTAACATTCTAATATGTGGCCCCGCAGTGATTACCTCTTCAAGCTTTTGCTTATTGGAGACTCGGGTGTTGGCAAGTCATGTCTTCTGTTAAGATTTGCAGTAAGAATCTCTACCTCAAGCATGATCCATTTTGCTATCTTTTTCCCGTCTATATATTATAGGTTTTTGATGTTAAAATTTAGGTAGTTCATGGAATTAACCATTTTGTTTATAGGATGCGTAAGCTGAATCATTACTCACAGATGTTCTAATTTAAATTGTTCAACCTGAATAGTTCATTATTGGTAGCTACATTTTTCCAAAAGATGATGGGCATCCCTACATACTTCCTCCGTCTGGAATTACTTgtcactcaaatggatgtatctagatgtatttttgtgctagatacatccatttgagcgacaagtaattccggacggagggactaCTATATTGTAGTATGCCCTTGAGGACAACTAATTATACTTACTATTAAATTTACCTGTGCTGCTTTGTTTGTTTGCCCCTTTAATATTTTGACTCTCTTGGCAGGACGACTCGTACCTGGATAGTTACATCAGTACTATTGGAGTTGATTTCGTAAGAACTTTTACTTTCTGCATAGTGTTTTTTGGCTGCTACAGTTCCTTCTATCAAACGTAACTTCTTTCAAAAACGTTGACAGAAAATAAGGACTGTGGAGCAGGACGGAAAGACTATCAAGCTGCAAATTGTGAGTCTAGCTTATCTCGTGATTTACTTGATATGCATGCTGTTACTAGTAACCAAGCATGCCTGTGCAAGTACCATTGAGTTGTGATTTTATTGATGATCTGTAAAACTTCATTGAGGCATAGTTCTCCCAATGACCACTATTATTTTGTGGGATACAAATCATGATTGTTAGTTGAAGTTGATTTATATGAAACAGACACACTCAACCGCTTCTCCCGAATATATATGAAGTTTGTTGTCACTTTGTGGTTCTCTTTAGTCTGTCCAGTTAATATAACCGGACCATTAAAAGTTTTCATTATTTGTCTTTCCTATGAAGATTCATTCTTTCTGGATGTTTAGAAATGAAAAATAGATGTAGCTCAGTTTGAACGTGAGGGATGGCAGTCTTGCAGCTTATGTGTACGTGCTCTTTGGATTGGGCAATTCCTCTGTTTTTCATCTCCCACCTCAGTTGCAGTGATACAGGGAGTATTATCCTTTTCAAAGTTATTAAACACCTTCGTTCTACAAACTCCCTTTTCAGTGGGACACTGCTGGGCAAGAACGTTTTAGAACTATTACCAGCAGCTACTACCGAGGGGCCCATGGGATTATTGTAAGTCTGCTTATACAAACTTCATTTAGTCAGATAACAAATTTACATTTATGATGGCTTGACCGGAATATTCAAATGGTATTGCAGATCGTCTATGATGTGACAGACCAAGATAGCTTCAACAATGTGAAGCAGTGGTTGAACGAGATTGACCGCTATGCCAGTGAGAATGTGAACAAGCTTCTCGTGGGGAACAAATGTGATCTGGCTGACAAAAGAGCTGTGTCATATGAAACAGCAAAGGTATCCTCGAGTCTCATGCAAACATTATTTTTTAGTTGTTCACTTCACAATCTGCAGATTCCAACCTTCCATTCCCTGAAGGCATTCTCACTGCTATTTGTCTTTATTTTTATGTACATATATAGGCATTTGCTGATGAGATTGGCATCCCATTCATGGAGACCAGCGCAAAGAACGCCCTGAATGTTGAACAGGCTTTCATGGCCATGGCTGCTTCAATCAAGGATAGGTTTGGACCCAGACTTAAACTAGAATTCATGATGGTCTACATTAACGTGCTAGTCTATGAACTTTAGATGAAGAACTTACTGAAAACAATGGCCTATGTTTCCAGGATGGCGAGCCAGCCAGCCGCAAACAACGCTCGCCCAGCTACTGTACAGATCCGCGGGCAACCTGTCGAGCAGAAGACCAGCTGTTGCTCTTCTTAGAAAACCATGCAAACTTGTTGATGCTCCATCACCTTTATACATGTTTTCTTATTTGTTTTTACTTGTTATCTTTATTCTTTTCTTTCTAGTGTACctgccttttgaaattgtgtaaCTTGGATGAATATATCTTCTTACATTCGCAGTTGTTTTTATGGTTAACTTGGGGTGACAGTGCTGGTCATAGTACTCGGATCTGTATCTATACGGTTCTATTACTAACGATATTATACAATAGCCGATTTCCTTTTTCTCCTCTCAGCGAGATGCAAACAAGAAAGCGAatatgatgatttttttttttGTAATTGGAGTATGATTATCTGATCTTGTAATATGGTTGACTCCTGAATTATCATTTTGTAAAGAAGTTCACTACGAGTATGCTTTCAGGCTGTCACACATTTCAATGAAGTGACCACCCTGAATTTGTAAAATTGATCAATTAAAATTTGTAACATTGAGGAGGAGGTCGTCAGCATGAAGTCGTGGGTCTTCACTTTTTCCTTCTTGAGGGATACATTTTCATGACAGCTTTATATTAATATGGCAGTTTATATTACTTGGCAAATACGGATGCATCATTTTAGATTATACTCTCTCCGTATCTTTATATAAGGCGTATTggttttttgataaaatttcacaatgtaaggtgcatttgttCTAATTTCTCGTAATTCCGATCATGTATATCTTCCCTGATTTCATGTATTTCTCCTTGTAGAGAAAGAAAAGGAAACGGTCTCTCCCGATTGCATGTATCACTTCCTTTCGTTGCCTAAATAATTTATTTGTCGCTAATCTACGAATTAGACAAGTTAGACAAGCAGAATTTCATCCTAAATAGTCCATAATTATGTGCCttgaaaataatacaccttagataAAAGAATGAAGAGAGTATCAACTAGAAAATCAGGAGGCTCGTCCTGTTAGGTAAAAGTACTGCCGTACTGGAGCCTTAGAGCCTTCTgctttactccctccattccctaaTATAAGGTGTATTTGGTTTTTCAAAAATCAAATGAGTGCACGTTTGACCGAGTtttaagaaaaatatatcaatatccacaaTATAAAATTTATATTATTTGTTTCATCATGAAAAGTAGATTCATATTTTACCTATTAGGTATTGCAGATGTTATTATTTTATTCTATAATATTGGTCAAACattcaaatggttgacttgcacataaaccaatacaccttatattctgaaaTGGAGGGTACTAGATAATGGGACAGTGGTTAAACAAAATATAAGGAAAATTGTGGCATAAAACATGCATTCTCATAGACCGCTGTTGCGGGTTGGATAGAATTGTCACCATTCAGCGTGACTTCTATAACTTCCATACAATTTGCCTTCACATTTATTTTTGCGGATGCTTCCACATTAACTTGCTACATGCACATGAGCCCATCTCTGAGAGCCTGGACTTCCGAAGTACCAACATCTTAAACGAAGGGAATCCCACTGGCCAGGAAATAACCCTTTATCGTCTCAAATGATAGCGCCAGTTCCTCCATAGCCACTGTCACTAACAAATGTAGTGTCAACATTTAGTTTAAAGAGGCCTTCTTTTGGCTTTTGCTAGCCATGTCTTGGATTTGCACCTTGGTTCCCTCGGCTAATCCTCCTTCCGAGCCGTAAGATTCATACTACTGATAGTTTCATCATGCCGAGAAGGAAGTAATAGAACCGAGCCCCCGTGTCGCTCCCTTGTGACCGGCTCGGGCGGACGAGAAAGACCTAACGGAGCCTCCACCACAGATCCTTCTGGTGATGCAGATCTTGCCCGAGTTGCAGAAGATCTATGTGGTGCATGCTTCGCCTCTGTTGATGATACATTTGGATTTGCTTATGACCTTGAGTATGGTTATGTCCCCACCCACACCACCACCGCCAGAGACCAACCAAGCGCTCATCTTTGTGAAGCATGGATGGTTGGGCGCCTATTGTCTTCCACTCGCATGAGCCCATCGGCCAGGTGGTTCCTGCTGGTGACGAGGTTGTGGCGTTCAATACATTGACGTCTGTTTTTGAGGCTCTATTCGCTAAACAATTTCAAGAATTAATAGCCAAAATGGGTGGACCTGACAATGACGGATTGTTGCCTCATGAAGGGGAAGGCAGCCAGGGGCAAGAGCAAGAGGGTTCGCTCTAGCCATCGTGTGTTCATCTTGATGAAGAAACCTTTTGGGAGCAAAAGTAAGAACAGTGAGACCACAGAGAAGGCATCAACGACTGCTTGATGGACGATGTTCGATGCCATTATCGATGTGTTTTTGGTAGGGGTTTCTTTGTGATGTTGCGATCCATTGGTTGATTTGTGGTTATAATGGGTTGGGAGCACATATTCGTCTTCTTGAATGGTCACGGAAATTCATGCTTTGGAAGTAGACAACACATGGTCATACAGTAACGATTTTGACCTGATTTTGTTAATTAATTAGTCAATTCTATTTGAGTGAAGTGTTTTGGTGTCTAGTCTCATCTGCACCCGGTCATAACAAGAATCacaacaaatttaaaaaaatcaatttttttgcaTGGTAGAAAATTTATTGCGTGAGGTCCGCTTCAATTTTCATACCATTTAGACATCCGAGTACTCTCAGCAAAAAAGGCAAATCGGGCCAGGACAACGTATGAATAGTAAAGTTTTTTATAGACCACGGATTTGTCTTTTTTGGCGAGAGccgctcagatgtccaaatgatttgaaaattagAGCGGGCATCACACATCAAATTATCTATcgcaaaaatagaattttttaaaattttctagTATTTGTGTCGATTTTCCTTCAGGGTGGGTGCAAATGAGCCTGGGCTCATAAGTGGATTATCAATTCTATTCTACTTAATTAATTGATGAGACAATTCTTATTCtttcttcaaaaaaatagcaaTGCTATTTTTTGTGggaaaaacttccgatctattcattttcaatcatggtaGTGCAACAAACattaaaataataaaaattacatcaagatccatagaccacctagtgacgactacGAGCAGTGAAACGAGCCAAAGGTGCGCCGCTATCAtcgccccttcttcgtcggagccgagcaaaccttgttgtagtagacagttggaaagttgtcgtgctaaggccccatataGAACCAAGGCACCAAAACAACAATCGCCGTCGACGAAGAGTGTAGATCAGAAGGAACCAATCTGAAGACACACGAAAATAGGCGAACGACGAATAtatccaagcaaatccaccaaagatagatccgtcgaagacacacctccacacgcccaccggcTGATGCTAGACGCATCATCGAAACGGGGGCTAGGCTAAGAGACCAACATTCCATCTTGAAGGAGCCGTGCCGTCTCGTCTTCCAAAGCAGGACACAAACACTAACAAGACtcgaaaaaaaatctaaaaatgaagCCCTTCCACCGGCAAGGGCTGGGATCCATTCCGCCTCCacggccctaaggccaccggagacagaGACAAGGTAGACCGATGGGAGGCAGACTTCAACAATATTTGAAAGTTCAGATTAGGGATATACTTATGTTTTAGGAGCAATAAAGACTTCAACAATTTACGTAAAGGAGACGTAGGTGTAGCATTTTCGCTAAAAACGTGAGAGCAGTTACAATTTAAATGAGTGTTAGTTAGTCCTAGCCATGGACAGCCCGACctgaaaaagcccgacccggcctgGCCTGACGCTGCTCTTGGACCGGgcccgggcctagattttgagTGTTATTAGTACGTATGGATTTTGTAAATCTTTGCGTAAGAAAAGGATTTTCGGAGATCGTGAGAAAGGGTGCGGCGGTGTGCGAGGGCGAGAGGGCAGCGAACACACACGTGCCCGCAACCGACTACCGGGGCCCACCTGGCGGCCCGTAGATGGCCTGAGAATTCCCCACCTTGAGATCGGCTTGTTAGAAAACAACCGTGAGATCGGGTTCGGGCAGGCCGccgagtcgtcgtcgtcgtcgagctcgatccccaccccaccccaccaccCGCCCCGCGCCGGCGCGCCCCCGGAGATCGGAGCAGGATCCCGGCCTCGCCATGAATCCGGAGTAGTAAGTCGCTCGCTctcgcctctcctctccctctctggTTGAATCAATTGGGGGGCCGGGGATCTCGCCGGATCTGGCGCCTGCTGCCGTCGATTCGCGGGATTCAGCTCTTAGCCCCCTCCTACATTCGGCGGATTTCGACCGTGGCCATGCACGATCTTCGTCATGCTAGGGTAAAAGCGCAGGGATAGTACTGTTCGTGTAGGAGGATCTTCCTTGGGTGCGAAGCGATCGCGTGACCGACGCGCCGCCGGGCTCGCCCTCCTCCAGCTCAAACCGCCGGCCGGCGAGAGGTCATTAGGGTAGCGAGAGGACGCCACAGATGGCTTCCCAGCAGGGCAAGAAGATGGAGTTGGGATGTGGTGGAGTGAATGTTGCATGCTagatgcacacacacacaaacacaaacacggTTGTTTGTACCAGATGATTTTCCCCACATAATCAGAGATGGCTTCGGTGACGATGACAAGCAGGAAGGACCCAGCTGCGATGAACCTTTGTTCGACAGTGGTTTAGCCATGTTATTAGGTTTCCTGTCACTGCCCAACTCCTGTGTTTTTTCATTCCTCTGTTTTGCACAAGAGTGATCTTCGTTTTCCTGCATTTTTTCTATCCTATGTTCCAAACGGGGTCTTATTGTTTTTCTTTTAAGCAAATGCGTTCTTACCGTGGACTGCTGTCACGGGTGTTGTTGTTTCATTAGAAGGATGCTTGCTCTTAAAGGGTGACTATGGTGATAGGCCTATGACTGCTCTGAAAACACTTCTCGTTGTTTTATGGACAAGAAATTGTTGGTTAGCATGTTGGTGGTGTGACTATATGATGCTTAGTGCATCCATATGTTCATTCTACAAGCACGATCGGACGCCTTGCTCAATCCGATTGGCGATGTTTTTGTATTGTGCACATGGGTATTGCTTCTGTACCTTATGAATATACATCATCGCTCACGGAATCGTTCTCTTGGTTAGTGTTGTAGCTGTTGTGTAGCTTCACCATTGGAAACTGTTACTTATCTATTCagcttcctttttctttcttctttttttttcgagaaaacgcaaagacTTTGCATTTCTTTTCATTGAAAAGTGGGGGAACAGGTTACACGCCTCCTAGGATATCTGTCTATGAATTAATGCACAAACTTCTAAGCCTCAAGATGTTGATTCTATCCAATTTTGGTATTAGTTATCTTAAATTTATTCATCTTTGTATTGCTGCTCAATGTTCTAAGCATGGATATAATGACTATGTCTCATTTTGTTATTATTGCCATGTAAATGTTGGCATTACTTGTTTATTTCGTATAGTAAGTACATTTGATTGAGACTAATATCCTGTTGCTTGACATGGCAGTGACTATCTCTTTAAGCTTCTGCTTATCGGAGACTCAGGTGTTGGCAAGTCATGCCTTCTCTTAAGATTTGCCGTAAGAATTCCTATCTAAAGCATGATTTGTTCACTCTCTTTTATAGGTCTTCCCTTTTTTAATATGCATCTTGATCTTAAAAGTTTGATATAAGTTGTCTTCGGGATATCATGGAAACTGTCAATTTATTTTTAGCCTCAGTAAACTGTATGATTTCCCACTACTTAATACGAATGAGGAGTTCATTGTTGGTAGCTACTGTTTCTTAACAACATGGAGATGATCCCTATAACAATCTTGTTGTTACTAGTTAATTTACTCTGACCTCCTTAATATTGACTCTTTTGGCAGGATGACTCATACCTGGAGAGTTATATCAGTACTATTGGTGTTGATTTCGTAAGTATATTTACTTTCTTGGTCTGAGTGTTAATGTTCTGGGTACCTTAATTGAACTTTAGCCTTGTTTTCTTCCAACTTTGTCGATAGAAAATACGTACCGTGGAGCAAGATGGAAAGACTATGAAGCTGCAAATCGTGAGTCTATTCTTTCTTTCTTTATGTCCAGTATGCATGTACCATCGAATCCAGATTTGACAAAATAGAAGACTTCATTGGGAAACATTTCATTTATAGCCCTCTTTTGTTTTGTGGAGTTTGCTGGATTTTCCCTTTGCATAATATAGCATGCCGTTATTCATCAGTATTTATGTGGTTGTTAGTTGAGGCCAGTTCACAGGAAACAGAAACTCCACTATGCCTGAATATGTAGGCAGTTGCACAACCCCTTTTTACCTTGTGTTTTTTTTAGTTCCATCCATTTAAATTACTGTTGAACATAAAGAATAAGAGTAGTTTAGCCCATTAAATTAAATGTTTATATTAAGTTTCTTAGTTCACATAAAGAATCACACTTTCAAGATGTTTTTAGGTACCAAAGTGATGCCCATTTTGAACATCATATATAGGGGCCTGATAGTATGTCATTTAAATACTAGGGTGGTACGGTAGCTCATGCTGCACCTACTGTTGGCATTTGGCGATTCTTCCTTCCTTTTGTGTGACACATTACATTTAGTGATGCAAGATATCCATTTCCTTTTCTTTAAACCCCTCTTTGGTACCTTTGTTTTTATCAGTGGGACACTGCTGGGCAAGAACGCTTCAGAACTATTACTAGCAGCTACTATCGAGGGGCTCACGGGATCATTGTAAGTTTGTTTATGTGaaatcttatttttatttttcacatGCTATTTAACATGCATAAATGTTCcagtttttatatattttgaataCATATATACAAATGGGGTTGCAGATTGTCTATGACGTGACAGACCAGGACAGCTTCAACAATGTGAAGCAGTGGTTGAACGAGATTGATCGCTATGCTAGTGAGAATGTTAACAAGCTTCTTGTAGGGAACAAATCTGATCTCACTGACAAAAGAGTTGTATCATATGAGACAGCGAAGGTACCTTATGCTTTACTCGTATCTGCTGAAGCATTCTTTCTGCTCTTTGTGTTTACATTTGGTGTATGCAGGCATTTGCTGATGAGATTGGCATCCCATTCATGGAGACCAGTGCAAAGAATGCCTTGAACGTTGAGCAGGCTTTCATGGCTATGTCTGCTTCAATCAAGGACAGGTGTGTGTTCCCAGACGGTTTAATTAGCACAGGCCATCCTACTAGTCCACTTCTTGTTGACTACCATCATTTTACACTTTATTTACTGCTCATTGATGCTCTGTTCCTATAGTATCATAACCAAAATTGCCCTACACTCTTtagcatgttgctgttaactgttCTATGTTATTCCTCACGGTTTTGTTCTATATACACCTCATAGAAAGAGCATATAAGTATGAATAAAAATCTTGGTTTCCAGGATGGCGAGCCAGCCAGCCGCAAACAGCGCTCGCCCAGCCACGGTGCAGATACGCGGGCAACCTGTCGAACAGAAGACGAGCTGCTGCTCTTCTTGAAATGCAGGCAGCCGCCATCCGTGTTACCCAAATGGAGACGCAAACTTGGCCGCGCCATCCTCGAGTCCATGCTTCTACATAGGCCTACTACATCTTACACCTTCATTCCATTCTTTCTAGTGTACTTATTAGCTCTTGAATCGTTGGACTTGTAACACCGGACGGAGTTTGGAGACAGTATCTTCTTCTAGTTGTGTATCTTGAATGGTTATATGTTACGATTTGCAGCTGTTGCTTTTCTTGCCTAAATTTAAGGCGATTTCTACTTTTACTTGACCAAAATGTTCCGTTCTTCAAAATATTATCTGACAGTATGCTTATCTTTGTGGTAAAAAAGGTCCTGATTATAATTTTCAAGGTGCACTTGTTGATTGTTGAAGGCAGCATTAGGAATGTGCACAACATGGCAACTTGCCAACATTCGATCAactggggcgtgtttggttgcctgggcAGATTGCCAACATTAGGTCAgctggggcgtgtttggttgcctgcatctttTGTTTCAGTGGGCCTGGTTGACTTGCCTGTATTTGTGCTATGGGTATGCAAAGCAGAGCTGTTTTGCTCAACCCGTGGTGGGAGCTGTCTTGCTCAACCCGTGGTGGTCTTACCACCCAAATGCAGCACTTCATATCATACATAACATAAGAACAACATAATACACTTACGGTAATGGtaactcccgaacgttcgggatttaagCATGGCAACCTGAACGTTTTAGGTGGCAAGTTTAGTTTGCGTGAGATTAGGgaaacatggcaattttctgacaaaaaaacgaaaaaggagaaagttgccatcccctatcaactaaagttgccatctcctatgaactaaagttgccatgtaaaAACGTTTGGGACGAAATGCTCAAAATCCGAACGTTCGGGAGTTATTGGATTCCTACAATTAACAGTAGAAATAAGAACAGCTAAATAGTTCATAATACCTAATTAGACCATAGTTTAAGACATCAAAggcatcccatgcccatgcacgACCCTAGGGTGTTGAACCTTGAGCAAAATATACAGTTTTGCAGCAAGTTCAGACTATCAAGCCTAGCCCGAAGAGCCACATGACGAGCAAGTCGTTGTGGATGATATTGTGTGACGCCGACAGAAGTAGTCTCAGCTGCTCCCGAGCACCATCTGCCCTTGAATTGTATGGACCTACACCCAGAACTCACACCACTTGTTGGCAGAGAGGCTGACGACACGAGGAGGTCTGAGGACTAGCCATTTCTTTATCACTGTCCTAAAGGCAGGCGGGATGACCAGCATGGTGATCTCTTCCTTGTCCTTGATCTGCACGTAGAACCTGATCGACTCCCGTGCACCCTCCTTGTGGCCGAGCCTAGGCCTCCAGCCAACGCCCAACGACCGGCTCATGGCGGCTACCCTGCCCGACACCACCTCCCTCCCGAGCTAGCAGTTGATGGGGATGATGTCCTCAGCATACTTGGCGCCGGTGATGACATACGCCCCTCTGCCGACGGTGTCCCATTCCATGTTCAAAACCTTATCAGCTTAGTGGATGAGAGCAAGCAAAATTACAATAACCATTAGTCATTTGCAACTGTCATTGTGGCGATTACACTTCGGTGGTGCTATGATAAAATCATAGCATTGTCAAAGTGCAACTGCCAATGGTCAGTGCGGTCATCAGAAACGCCATCAAATGCATCAATCTAGTATGCACATGCTCCCGCGCCTTCATCGAACCCAAAAcagataaataaaaacaaaagaactGAAGATAACTGGGAAGATACAAAGAAACTCAAAAGATCAAGAAAAAGAAAGAGGTAAATACATCACTCATGCCCGAACTTGCCAGGAATGTTCATTTTGATGCCTAAACTTGCAGAATACATTGAATTGGTTTCATAACTTGGCATGGACGTGCATATACGGTTCAAATCTCGTTTTTATACATCCATGACGCCGACGAGGCACGCCAGGGTGTCAGGGACAGGCGTGTGGCctgtttttgttttgcagaaaaccccccaaAATAGTTGTTTTCATATAAAAAGGCCCTCAGAGACAAACTAATAAATTGTAAAAAAAATATTAATCAATTAATAAGTAAAAACTAGTCCAGGGTTCAAACTAGCTACCTGGCACGCACAGGTGTGCCTGGCTAGCTAGCCGATCCATTCAAATTTAGTGTTAAGAAAAGATTCATATGATCCTAAGAGGTTGTTTGGATAGGTGGAATATACAGAATCCATTCTCTATAAACTAGGAAAACGGTTTAACAGAACAAAATCCTGTTTGGCCACCGTAACAAATTCGTGGATATAGGATACTTGTTTCCCGTAAACCCAGAATTCCGGGTTTATGGAAAAACGTCTACTACTCGTTTTTCTAAAAACGCGATTTACATATTCTCAATACTTATCCAAAGAGGAGCCATCGCGCCACCATGGAGTTCATCCTCCATTATCCTAGTTGTGCGACGACCTCGCGGACCAGGAGGAGCGCCCGCCGACGGCCCTGCCCGGAGTCGTTGAAGCCGAAGGAGAGGGGAGAAGTAGCCCGAGGCAAAGTCTGTGAACGGGCGACGACCTCGGAGACCAGGAGAAGCTCCCACCGGCAACCACGCGACGTGAAGGCCGGAAGGAAGGTGAGCAGCAGCCCGGGGCAGAGTACGTGCTGTGGCGAAGATCTCGGCAACCAGAGGAAGTGCCCGCCGACGGCCGCTTGCAGAGTTGTGGAGGCCTGAAGCAAGGTGAGGAGCAGCGAGGGGTACAGTCTATTCGGGAGCGGCGACCTCGGCAATCAGGGGAAGAGCCCTGCCAGCGGCCGCACACGGAGTCATGGTAGCCGGTGAGAACGCGAGCAACAGCCAGCGCGGAGATAATGCCGGGGACGACGACCTCGCGGCCACCAGGGGAAGCGCCCACCTGCAGCCGCACGCCGACTCATCGAGGCTCAAGGTCAGGCGAGATGCAATCCGACCACCATGGGAACCTCTCGCCGGGG
Coding sequences within:
- the LOC123077016 gene encoding GTP-binding protein YPTM2 gives rise to the protein MNPEYDYLFKLLLIGDSGVGKSCLLLRFADDSYLESYISTIGVDFKIRTVEQDGKTMKLQIWDTAGQERFRTITSSYYRGAHGIIIVYDVTDQDSFNNVKQWLNEIDRYASENVNKLLVGNKSDLTDKRVVSYETAKAFADEIGIPFMETSAKNALNVEQAFMAMSASIKDRMASQPAANSARPATVQIRGQPVEQKTSCCSS
- the LOC123077015 gene encoding GTP-binding protein YPTM2, which translates into the protein MNPEYDYLFKLLLIGDSGVGKSCLLLRFADDSYLDSYISTIGVDFKIRTVEQDGKTIKLQIWDTAGQERFRTITSSYYRGAHGIIIVYDVTDQDSFNNVKQWLNEIDRYASENVNKLLVGNKCDLADKRAVSYETAKAFADEIGIPFMETSAKNALNVEQAFMAMAASIKDRMASQPAANNARPATVQIRGQPVEQKTSCCSS